One window of the Chryseobacterium camelliae genome contains the following:
- the guaA gene encoding glutamine-hydrolyzing GMP synthase, with the protein MNNGIIILDFGSQYNQLIGRRIREMGVYSEILPFNTPLQAILEKQPRGIILSGGPSSVNAENAHLVEKELYEQGIPVLGICYGMQLTAHLMGGTVHKGVKGEYGKARLDIVKESSLLKGVAQDSVVWMSHFDEVGMLPPGFELNARSGVIASISNEEKKIYCVQFHPEVSHTEEGGKMLENFVFAICDAEKNWKLTNYIEKTVAEIREKVGDNQVILGLSGGVDSSVAAVLIHKAIGDQLTCIFVDTGLLRKDEGKKVMDNYGEHFHMNIKLVDASERFLTKLEGIDDPEQKRKIIGNEFIHVFDEESHTIEGAKFLAQGTIYPDVIESQSVNGPSAVIKSHHNVGGLPEEMEFELLEPLRELFKDEVRKVGEELGIPHHLVHRHPFPGPGLGIRILGAVDHEKVRILQEADDIFIEELYKNDLYEKVSQAFVVLLPVKSVGVMGDERTYEYTAVVRSANTIDFMTATWSKLPYEFLETVSNRIINEVRGINRVAYDISSKPPATIEWE; encoded by the coding sequence ATGAACAACGGTATTATCATATTGGATTTCGGATCACAGTACAACCAGCTTATCGGAAGGAGAATCCGTGAGATGGGGGTTTACTCTGAAATCTTACCATTCAACACGCCTTTACAGGCCATCCTGGAAAAACAGCCGAGAGGGATCATCCTTTCCGGCGGGCCAAGTTCCGTTAATGCGGAAAATGCCCACCTGGTTGAAAAGGAATTATACGAGCAGGGAATTCCCGTCCTGGGCATCTGTTACGGAATGCAGCTTACCGCACACCTTATGGGAGGTACAGTGCATAAGGGCGTAAAAGGAGAATACGGGAAAGCCCGTCTGGATATTGTAAAAGAAAGCTCTCTGCTGAAAGGAGTGGCACAGGACTCTGTCGTATGGATGAGCCATTTCGATGAAGTAGGCATGCTGCCTCCCGGATTTGAGCTGAATGCCAGATCCGGTGTTATTGCTTCCATTTCCAATGAAGAGAAAAAGATTTACTGTGTACAGTTCCACCCGGAAGTTTCCCATACTGAAGAGGGAGGGAAAATGCTGGAAAACTTTGTCTTTGCCATCTGTGATGCAGAGAAAAACTGGAAGCTGACCAATTATATTGAAAAAACCGTAGCGGAAATCCGTGAGAAAGTAGGGGATAACCAGGTAATTCTGGGGCTTTCCGGCGGTGTGGATTCTTCCGTAGCGGCAGTACTGATCCATAAAGCCATCGGTGATCAGCTAACCTGTATCTTTGTGGATACCGGATTGCTGAGAAAAGATGAAGGGAAAAAAGTAATGGACAATTATGGCGAGCATTTCCATATGAATATCAAGCTCGTAGATGCTTCCGAAAGGTTCCTTACCAAACTGGAAGGCATTGATGATCCTGAACAGAAAAGAAAGATCATCGGAAATGAATTCATTCATGTTTTCGATGAAGAATCCCATACAATTGAAGGGGCGAAGTTCCTGGCACAGGGAACCATCTATCCGGACGTGATTGAAAGCCAGTCGGTGAACGGCCCTTCTGCGGTAATCAAATCCCACCACAACGTAGGCGGGTTGCCTGAGGAAATGGAATTCGAGCTGCTGGAACCTTTAAGAGAACTGTTTAAAGACGAGGTAAGGAAAGTAGGCGAGGAATTGGGAATCCCTCATCACCTGGTGCACAGGCATCCTTTCCCGGGTCCGGGATTAGGAATCCGTATCTTGGGTGCTGTAGATCACGAAAAAGTAAGGATCCTTCAGGAAGCTGATGATATCTTTATTGAAGAGCTGTATAAAAATGACCTGTATGAAAAAGTTTCACAGGCATTTGTGGTCCTTCTTCCGGTAAAATCGGTAGGCGTTATGGGTGACGAAAGAACGTATGAATACACTGCTGTGGTACGTTCAGCCAACACCATCGACTTTATGACGGCCACCTGGAGCAAGCTTCCATACGAATTCCTGGAAACGGTTTCCAACAGGATTATCAATGAAGTAAGAGGGATCAACAGAGTAGCCTATGACATCTCCAGCAAGCCACCAGCGACCATAGAATGGGAATAA